A region from the Triticum urartu cultivar G1812 chromosome 1, Tu2.1, whole genome shotgun sequence genome encodes:
- the LOC125546818 gene encoding homeobox protein knotted-1-like 10 has product MEDLYSIHPGISRRGEGDAACSEVSGVAGDASSPPPPPPPADLTELMKTQIAGHRRYPSLLSAYIECRKVGATPEVASLLEEVGRPERRGGGAAAAAGEIGLDPELDEFMEAYCRLLSRYKVELSRPLDEAASFLTTIRSQFTKLCGGGATATSPHSDEMVESSEDEPCSGDTGASDAGMQEQSSRLADRELREMLLNKYSGCLSHLRTEFLKKRKKGKLPKDARLALVDWWNTHYRWPYPTEDDKVRLAAMTGLDPRQINNWFVNQRKRHWKPSEDMRFALMEGVTGGGGGSSYDTTLCFGTDSMR; this is encoded by the exons ATGGAGGATCTGTACAGCATCCACCCGGGGATCTCGCGCCGAGGCGAGGGCGACGCGGCCTGCAGCGAGGTGTCAGGGGTCGCCGGTGATGCCAGctctcctccccctcctccgccACCGGCGGATCTGACGGAGCTGATGAAGACGCAGATCGCCGGGCACCGCCGCTACCCCTCCCTCCTCTCCGCCTACATCGAATGCCGCAAG GTGGGAGCAACGCCGGAGGTAGCCTCGCTGCTCGAGGAGGTCGGCCGGCCAGAGAGGCGTGGCGgaggcgccgccgccgccgccggggaGATCGGCCTCGACCCCGAGCTCGACGAGTTCATG gaggcgTACTGCCGGCTGCTGTCGCGGTACAAGGTGGAGCTGTCCCGGCCGTTGGACGAAGCCGCTTCCTTCCTCACCACCATCCGCTCGCAGTTCACGAAGCTCTGCGGCGGCGGAGCCACCGCCACCTCGCCGCACTCCG ATGAAATGGTGGAGTCATCGGAGGACGAGCCATGCTCAGGGGACACCGGTGCATCCGACGCCGGCATGCAAGAGCAGAGCTCCCGGTTGGCCGACCGCGAGCTCAGGGAGATGCTGCTCAACAAGTACAGCGGCTGCCTCAGCCACCTCCGGACCGAGTtcctgaagaagaggaagaaagggaAGCTCCCCAAGGATGCTCGGCTTGCTCTCGTGGACTGGTGGAACACACACTACCGCTGGCCTTACCCGACG GAAGATGATAAGGTGAGGCTCGCCGCCATGACTGGCCTCGACCCGAGGCAGATCAACAACTGGTTCGTCAACCAGAGGAAGCGGCATTGGAAGCCGTCGGAGGACATGCGATTCGCGCTCATGGAAGGCGTTACCGGAGGAGGAGGGGGGTCCTCTTACGACACGACACTCTGCTTCGGCACGGACAGCATGAGATAG